A single genomic interval of Centropristis striata isolate RG_2023a ecotype Rhode Island chromosome 8, C.striata_1.0, whole genome shotgun sequence harbors:
- the prss1 gene encoding trypsin-1 — MLIKLSKPATLNSYVRTVSLPSSCAGSGTRCLISGWGNTSSSGNNYPDRLRCLDAPILSDSSCRSAYPGQITSNMFCAGFMEGGKDSCQGDSGGPVVCNGQLQGVVSWGYGCAQRNKPGVYAKVCNYNSWIRNTMSSY; from the exons ATGCTGATCAAGCTGAGCAAGCCCGCCACCCTGAACAGCTACGTCCGCACCGTGTCCCTGCCCTCCAGCTGTGCCGGCTCTGGAACCCGCTGCCTGATCTCTGGATGGGGCAACACCAGCAGCTCTGGAA ACAACTACCCTGATCGTCTGAGGTGCCTGGATGCCCCCATCCTGAGTGACAGCAGCTGCAGGTCTGCCTACCCTGGACAGATCACCTCCAACATGTTCTGTGCTGGATTCATGGAGGGAGGCAAGGACTCCTGCCAG GGAGACTCTGGTGGCCCCGTGGTGTGTAACGGCCAGCTGCAGGGCGTGGTGTCCTGGGGTTACGGCTGCGCCCAGAGGAACAAGCCCGGTGTCTACGCCAAGGTCTGCAACTACAACTCCTGGATCCGCAACACCATGTCCTCCTACTAA